A single Blastococcus colisei DNA region contains:
- a CDS encoding LysE/ArgO family amino acid transporter gives MLTSAALLAVASGLVLGLGLIVAIGAQNAFVLRQGLRLEHVAAVVAVCAVSDIVLIAAGVFGAGAAVSRVPSLIPVVCFAGAAFLLGYGVLAARRALRPGALLPDAGGARAGLAVTVGTCLALTWLNPHVYLDTVVLLGSMASTYGEHRWQFAAGAALGSAVWFTGLGYGARLLRPVFARPAAWRILDGGIAVVMVALAVSLAVRGASGA, from the coding sequence GTGCTGACCTCTGCCGCGCTGCTCGCCGTCGCCTCGGGGCTCGTGCTGGGCCTGGGACTGATCGTCGCCATCGGCGCCCAGAACGCCTTCGTCCTGCGGCAGGGGCTGCGCCTCGAGCACGTGGCCGCCGTGGTGGCGGTGTGCGCCGTCTCCGACATCGTGCTGATCGCCGCAGGCGTGTTCGGCGCCGGCGCGGCCGTGTCGCGGGTGCCGTCGCTGATCCCGGTGGTGTGCTTCGCCGGGGCGGCGTTCCTGCTCGGCTACGGCGTCCTGGCCGCGCGACGGGCGTTGCGGCCCGGCGCCTTGTTGCCGGACGCCGGCGGCGCCCGGGCCGGGCTGGCGGTGACCGTCGGCACCTGTCTGGCGCTGACCTGGCTGAACCCGCACGTGTACCTGGACACGGTCGTGCTGCTGGGCTCGATGGCCTCGACCTATGGCGAGCACCGGTGGCAGTTCGCCGCCGGTGCGGCTCTCGGCAGCGCCGTCTGGTTCACCGGCCTCGGCTACGGCGCCCGCCTGCTCCGGCCGGTGTTCGCCCGTCCGGCGGCGTGGCGGATCCTCGACGGCGGCATCGCCGTCGTCATGGTGGCCCTTGCCGTCTCCCTGGCCGTCCGCGGCGCGAGCGGCGCCTGA
- a CDS encoding cytotoxic translational repressor of toxin-antitoxin stability system — translation MSDGAASRRDHNRFCKTEGWDEVRNARGGKVEHHITYELTLPDGRILRTRISRPADNTTYVLSLWKHILTEQLDVTEAEFWACLRDKQLPDRGAATIEPPAQALPASLVHQLIHVAGVPEDDVAGMSLERAVEVMTAHWSRPKE, via the coding sequence GTGAGCGACGGCGCGGCCAGCCGGCGCGACCATAACCGCTTCTGCAAGACCGAGGGCTGGGACGAGGTCCGAAACGCGCGGGGTGGCAAAGTTGAGCACCACATCACCTACGAGCTGACGTTGCCCGACGGCCGGATCCTGCGCACCCGTATCTCTCGGCCAGCCGACAACACCACGTACGTGCTCAGCCTGTGGAAGCACATCCTCACGGAACAGCTCGACGTCACCGAGGCGGAGTTCTGGGCGTGCCTCCGCGACAAGCAGCTACCTGACCGTGGGGCCGCCACGATCGAGCCTCCTGCGCAGGCGCTGCCGGCGAGTCTGGTGCACCAGCTCATCCACGTTGCCGGTGTACCGGAGGACGACGTCGCCGGAATGTCGCTCGAGCGGGCGGTCGAGGTCATGACCGCTCACTGGTCACGACCGAAGGAGTAG
- a CDS encoding prevent-host-death protein: MALRHFDSFTEARSKLRWVLDAAHEGVVTTVARDKELFVVLTADARAAELRRLLPSQAVVVSEGGGWAAFVPGVPVHGDADSFDAAIDDLIAGLREYAEDWNDRLHAAPNHAGHRSIVELVELSNDDQLRDWLVGRTDAAKDSARALVSA; encoded by the coding sequence ATGGCTCTGCGCCACTTCGACAGCTTCACCGAGGCTCGCTCGAAGCTGCGCTGGGTCCTGGATGCCGCACATGAAGGCGTTGTCACCACCGTTGCCCGGGACAAGGAACTGTTCGTGGTGCTGACCGCCGACGCTCGCGCCGCTGAGCTCCGGCGGCTACTGCCCTCCCAGGCAGTGGTGGTGTCCGAAGGTGGCGGCTGGGCCGCATTCGTACCCGGCGTGCCAGTGCACGGCGACGCCGACTCCTTCGACGCGGCCATCGACGACCTCATCGCCGGACTTCGCGAGTACGCCGAGGACTGGAACGATCGTTTGCACGCCGCCCCAAACCACGCCGGTCACCGCAGCATCGTCGAACTCGTTGAGCTCTCCAACGACGACCAGCTGCGCGACTGGCTGGTCGGGCGCACCGACGCCGCCAAGGACTCTGCCCGCGCGCTTGTCTCCGCGTGA
- a CDS encoding RES domain-containing protein, translated as MQRSIAERVAAVPPISVHGTFYRHAAVNRDAFAGGDQGRWGETFPVIYLGRPPTSVTAEAYRHLVEAYGIPVELVQPRRFYTVTVDVDAVLDLTNPHNVAAVGLSAADLRSEVDDYAACQRVAAAAHQLELHAVLAPSATGLGETLALFRERITLREMPVVRTEETWNTLPADPRQLRAVPPRQA; from the coding sequence GTGCAGCGCTCCATCGCCGAACGCGTCGCGGCCGTGCCACCGATCAGCGTGCACGGCACCTTCTACCGACACGCGGCGGTCAACCGCGACGCCTTCGCCGGCGGCGACCAGGGACGCTGGGGAGAGACGTTTCCCGTCATCTACCTCGGCCGTCCACCGACGTCAGTCACCGCCGAGGCCTACAGGCACCTGGTCGAGGCCTACGGGATCCCCGTCGAGCTTGTGCAGCCGCGCCGCTTCTATACCGTCACCGTGGATGTCGACGCGGTGCTCGACCTCACCAACCCCCACAACGTCGCCGCCGTGGGACTCTCCGCTGCCGACCTGAGGTCCGAGGTCGACGACTACGCCGCCTGCCAGCGCGTCGCCGCCGCCGCCCACCAGCTCGAGCTGCATGCCGTCCTCGCCCCCTCGGCCACCGGCCTGGGCGAGACGCTCGCGCTCTTCCGGGAACGGATCACCCTGCGGGAGATGCCGGTGGTGCGCACCGAGGAGACCTGGAACACGCTGCCGGCCGACCCACGCCAGCTCCGCGCCGTCCCGCCCAGGCAGGCCTGA
- a CDS encoding antitoxin Xre/MbcA/ParS toxin-binding domain-containing protein: protein MSPTRTAAAAASQPASHDPAGDSPVYRHVVADTRRALTLAEIGEIVGAGERAVQKWAAGAARPEGTKRDRLLELQYVIAELSDVYKPEGIDIWLHARQRALGDRRPIDVLKAGDFETVLRLVQRLAGGSKVR from the coding sequence ATGAGCCCGACCCGCACCGCCGCGGCGGCGGCGTCCCAGCCTGCGTCGCACGACCCGGCCGGAGACTCCCCCGTCTACCGCCATGTCGTGGCCGACACGCGCCGCGCGCTCACCCTCGCCGAGATCGGGGAGATCGTCGGCGCCGGAGAGCGCGCAGTGCAGAAATGGGCCGCCGGCGCCGCGCGGCCCGAGGGCACCAAGCGCGACCGGCTGCTGGAGCTGCAGTACGTCATCGCAGAGCTCTCCGACGTCTACAAGCCCGAAGGCATCGACATCTGGCTGCACGCCCGACAACGCGCCCTAGGCGACCGCCGCCCGATCGACGTACTGAAGGCAGGCGACTTCGAGACCGTGCTGCGACTGGTGCAGCGCCTCGCCGGCGGGTCGAAGGTTCGGTAA
- a CDS encoding helix-turn-helix transcriptional regulator, which translates to MPDPTAGHEPELLTITEAADVLRAPVATLRYWRHLGTGPNSFRLGRRVLYRRVDLRAWIDAQADQSPRR; encoded by the coding sequence ATGCCCGACCCCACCGCCGGCCACGAGCCGGAGCTGCTGACCATCACCGAGGCCGCCGACGTGCTGCGCGCGCCGGTGGCCACTCTCCGGTACTGGCGACACCTCGGCACCGGCCCGAACAGCTTCCGGCTCGGCCGGCGCGTCCTCTACCGCCGCGTCGACCTGCGCGCCTGGATCGACGCACAAGCTGACCAGTCCCCCCGCCGATAG
- a CDS encoding ArdC-like ssDNA-binding domain-containing protein: MTSTNSTTSSSRTGKDERGRRARLSEPQREAADAARAAKIAALHDQIGEQVEQLTADPQWRAMLDAAAKFHTYSLNNQMLIELQAARLGISPTRVAGFGTWKALGRSVVKGSTGLAVLAPCTYTPKNTDPGQAAPAAATATGTAREPAGGDADQRAGARVLRGFRVAHVFDISQTDGDPLPDIVPELLTGDAPAALWDALATQVAGHGYTLVREACEQANGLTDPAARTVRVRPDVPEAQAVKTLAHELAHIECGHTADDFDYRGCRGRAEAEAGSIAYIVTAWAGLDAGAYTVPYVAAWSAGDTDIVRAAAATVTAAARRILDHLDGAESTENAARGTGTPPRQPDRPGRPPVPASLATT; encoded by the coding sequence ATGACCAGCACCAACAGCACAACCAGTAGCAGCCGCACCGGCAAGGACGAGCGGGGTAGGCGCGCCCGCCTCAGCGAGCCGCAACGGGAAGCCGCCGACGCCGCGCGCGCAGCGAAGATCGCCGCCCTGCACGACCAGATCGGCGAGCAGGTCGAGCAGCTGACCGCCGATCCGCAGTGGCGGGCGATGCTCGATGCCGCCGCGAAGTTCCACACCTACAGCCTCAACAACCAGATGCTGATCGAGCTGCAGGCCGCGCGGCTGGGCATCAGCCCGACCCGGGTTGCCGGGTTCGGCACCTGGAAGGCGCTGGGCCGCAGCGTGGTCAAGGGGTCCACCGGGCTCGCGGTCCTGGCGCCGTGCACCTACACCCCCAAGAACACCGACCCCGGCCAGGCGGCACCCGCCGCCGCGACGGCGACGGGCACGGCGAGGGAGCCGGCCGGCGGGGACGCCGACCAGCGTGCCGGGGCGCGGGTGCTGCGCGGGTTCCGGGTCGCGCACGTCTTCGACATCTCCCAGACCGACGGCGACCCGCTGCCCGACATCGTCCCCGAGCTGCTCACCGGTGACGCCCCCGCCGCCCTGTGGGACGCGCTGGCCACCCAGGTCGCCGGCCACGGCTACACGCTCGTCCGCGAGGCCTGCGAGCAGGCCAACGGCCTCACCGACCCGGCCGCCCGCACCGTCCGCGTGCGCCCGGACGTCCCCGAGGCGCAGGCGGTCAAGACCCTCGCTCACGAACTGGCGCACATCGAGTGCGGGCACACCGCCGACGACTTCGACTACCGGGGGTGCCGCGGGCGGGCCGAGGCCGAAGCCGGGTCGATCGCCTACATCGTCACCGCCTGGGCCGGGCTGGACGCCGGCGCCTACACCGTCCCCTACGTCGCCGCCTGGTCAGCCGGGGACACCGACATCGTCCGCGCCGCCGCCGCGACGGTGACCGCCGCCGCCCGCCGCATCCTCGACCACCTCGACGGCGCCGAGAGCACCGAGAACGCCGCACGGGGGACGGGGACGCCGCCCCGCCAGCCGGACCGGCCGGGCCGACCGCCGGTGCCCGCGTCTCTTGCCACCACCTGA
- a CDS encoding universal stress protein, with translation MTRAIPGPVAAVVTDDLEAVRAVRHAVRLARDWDRPLLLLVPLPGTGLSLDPALHEVARRRRERDAAAVLGRITPALGGRPAPAHVVTYRPVRARTPALTAALRAARRAGAEVVVCGPRAAGRTGTRGLVLLDPVTGLAASGQPAPSPSEGVGEHVPR, from the coding sequence GTGACACGGGCCATCCCGGGGCCGGTGGCCGCGGTCGTCACCGACGATCTGGAGGCGGTACGCGCCGTTCGACACGCCGTCCGCCTGGCGCGCGACTGGGACCGGCCCCTTCTGCTCCTCGTCCCTCTGCCTGGTACCGGGCTGTCTCTGGACCCAGCGCTGCACGAGGTCGCACGCCGGCGCCGCGAGCGCGATGCGGCAGCGGTGCTCGGCCGGATCACCCCCGCCCTCGGCGGGCGGCCGGCGCCCGCGCACGTGGTCACCTACCGCCCAGTCCGTGCCCGGACGCCGGCCCTCACCGCGGCACTGCGAGCCGCGCGACGGGCCGGCGCCGAGGTCGTCGTCTGCGGCCCCCGCGCCGCGGGCCGGACGGGCACCCGAGGGTTGGTTCTGCTCGACCCGGTCACCGGGCTAGCGGCGAGCGGCCAGCCTGCGCCGTCGCCGTCCGAGGGCGTCGGGGAGCATGTTCCCCGCTGA
- a CDS encoding TerC family protein: MDVPLWLWLAVLGGIVAMLAVDLFAHRKAHVIGVREAAVWSAIWVAIGLAFGAYIWSAYGAEFGQQYFAGYVIEKSLAVDNVFVWAIIFTYFAVPREYQHRVLFFGVLGALIFRGIFIAGGSVLIASFSWILYIFAAFLLWTGYKMIRQRNEHLDPEKSKALRLFRRYVPTTDAYHGQRFLIRRNGLLMATPLLAVLVLVEITDVIFAVDSIPAIFAVTDEPFLVFTANAFAILGLRAMYFLLADLIHRFIYLKIGLALVLIWVGIKMMLKVDLFYIPTTISLAVITTIIGISIYLSLRATRGQGRKAFQAPVTPPFRVATDEEIAALQPVWGRASQRQAPGDTEREPDARRRR; this comes from the coding sequence ATGGATGTCCCGTTGTGGTTGTGGTTGGCCGTGCTCGGCGGCATCGTCGCCATGCTCGCCGTGGACCTGTTCGCGCATCGCAAAGCCCACGTCATCGGCGTGCGCGAGGCCGCGGTGTGGTCGGCGATCTGGGTGGCCATCGGGCTCGCGTTCGGGGCCTATATCTGGTCCGCCTACGGCGCCGAGTTCGGCCAGCAGTACTTCGCCGGCTATGTGATCGAGAAATCGCTGGCGGTCGACAACGTCTTCGTCTGGGCGATCATCTTCACCTACTTCGCCGTTCCCCGGGAGTACCAGCACCGAGTGCTGTTCTTCGGGGTCCTCGGCGCGCTGATCTTCCGCGGCATCTTCATCGCCGGCGGGTCGGTGCTCATCGCCAGCTTCAGCTGGATCCTCTACATCTTCGCCGCGTTCCTACTGTGGACCGGGTACAAGATGATCCGCCAGCGCAACGAGCACCTCGACCCGGAGAAGTCGAAGGCGCTGCGGCTGTTCCGCCGCTACGTCCCGACCACCGACGCCTACCACGGGCAGCGCTTCCTCATCCGCCGCAACGGCCTCCTGATGGCCACCCCGCTGCTGGCGGTGCTGGTCCTGGTCGAGATCACCGACGTCATCTTCGCCGTCGACTCGATCCCGGCGATCTTCGCGGTCACCGACGAGCCGTTCCTCGTCTTCACCGCCAACGCGTTCGCCATCCTGGGACTGCGGGCGATGTACTTCCTGCTCGCCGACCTCATCCACCGCTTCATCTACCTGAAGATCGGCCTGGCCCTGGTGCTGATCTGGGTCGGCATCAAGATGATGCTCAAGGTCGACCTCTTCTACATCCCGACCACCATCAGCCTCGCCGTGATCACCACGATCATCGGGATCTCGATCTACCTGAGTCTCCGGGCCACCCGCGGACAGGGGCGGAAGGCGTTCCAGGCACCGGTCACGCCCCCGTTCCGCGTCGCGACCGACGAGGAGATCGCCGCGCTCCAGCCGGTCTGGGGTCGTGCGTCGCAGCGGCAGGCGCCTGGGGACACCGAGCGCGAGCCGGACGCCAGGCGGCGGAGGTGA
- a CDS encoding IS481 family transposase, with product MAHATHVNAALTPRARLRLGQLVIDHGWPPARAAERYDVSWRTAQKWAERYRDEGPAGMFDRSSAPHRQPNRTPAPVVRKIVHLRWKQRLGPVEIGDRLGMASSTVHAVLVRCRINRLTHIDRATGEAIRRYEHERPGDLIHVDVKKLGRVPDGGGWRYTGREQGFRNRARTVARTGAPRSKYRQPLIGTCYLHTVIDDHSRVAYVEARDDETKETSVAVLRNAVAWFAERGVTVHRVLSDNGGAYRSFLWRDTCAELGITPKKTRPYRPQTNGKIERFHRTLTEGWAFKKFYNSESARLAALPAWVHQYNHHRPHSAVGKAPPITRLNNLAGHHS from the coding sequence GTGGCCCACGCTACCCATGTCAACGCTGCCCTGACGCCTCGTGCGCGACTCCGTCTTGGTCAGCTGGTGATCGACCACGGCTGGCCCCCCGCCCGCGCAGCCGAGCGTTACGACGTCTCGTGGCGCACCGCGCAGAAGTGGGCCGAGCGCTACCGCGACGAGGGGCCCGCGGGGATGTTCGACCGTTCCTCGGCGCCGCATCGTCAGCCGAACCGGACGCCGGCCCCGGTGGTCCGCAAGATCGTGCACCTGCGGTGGAAGCAGCGGCTGGGACCGGTAGAGATCGGCGACCGGCTCGGCATGGCCTCCTCGACCGTGCATGCGGTCCTGGTTCGCTGCCGGATCAACCGGCTCACCCACATCGACCGCGCGACCGGCGAGGCGATCAGACGCTACGAGCACGAGCGCCCCGGCGACCTGATCCACGTCGACGTGAAGAAGCTCGGCAGGGTCCCCGATGGTGGCGGGTGGCGCTACACCGGCCGGGAACAGGGGTTCAGGAACCGCGCGAGGACCGTGGCCCGCACCGGTGCACCCAGGAGCAAGTACCGCCAGCCGTTGATCGGCACGTGCTACCTGCACACCGTCATCGACGACCACTCCCGGGTCGCCTACGTCGAGGCGCGCGACGACGAGACCAAGGAGACCTCGGTCGCCGTGCTGCGCAACGCCGTCGCCTGGTTCGCTGAACGAGGTGTCACCGTGCACCGGGTGCTCAGCGACAACGGCGGCGCCTACCGCTCCTTCCTGTGGCGCGACACCTGCGCCGAGCTGGGCATCACGCCGAAGAAGACACGGCCCTACCGCCCACAGACCAACGGCAAGATCGAGCGCTTCCACCGAACACTCACCGAGGGCTGGGCATTCAAGAAGTTCTACAACTCCGAGTCAGCTCGGCTCGCGGCTCTGCCAGCATGGGTCCACCAGTACAACCACCACCGGCCCCACTCAGCGGTCGGGAAGGCGCCACCCATCACCAGGTTGAACAACCTGGCAGGGCATCACAGCTAG